In Mytilus edulis chromosome 6, xbMytEdul2.2, whole genome shotgun sequence, the following proteins share a genomic window:
- the LOC139526720 gene encoding 3 beta-hydroxysteroid dehydrogenase/Delta 5-->4-isomerase type 3-like — protein MKKFVVLVTGGSGFLGQHVVKHLQIYAENVREIRVLDMVSYEQKIDFQASKPLRIFSGSITDNKLVGEVCRGTDIVLHIASKIDYSNFPDKKVSQEVNIKGTETVLNACRRENVPNLIYCGSASIYFGGDEARAATETTIKTPSKLCFGEYAKTKTEAQNMVLSANDSYLHNGNYRKVIIDKTFNTMVKRLKTLALLPFEMYGELDNGNIPAAVRPFKGRTCPLVGQMIAKIQYSYVGNVAMMFVKAVEKLLKYPKLGGQYFFSVDDTPPDTVPGVFKPFLDHLAVSPRHGIFCIGLLLLWFS, from the exons ATGAAGAAATTTGTTGTTTTGGTAACAGGAGGAAGTGGATTCCTTGGTCAACATGTTGTAAAACACTTGCAGATCTATGCTGAAAATGTTCGTGAAATTCGGGTATTGGATATGGTGTCTTACGAACAAAAAATAG aCTTCCAGGCAAGCAAACCCTTGCGTATCTTTTCTGGAAGTATAACGGATAACAAGTTAGTCGGAGAGGTATGTCGTGGGACTGATATTGTTCTACATATTGCTTCCAAAATAGATTATTCCAATTTCCCCGACAAAAAAGTATCACAAGAGGTGAACATAAAAG GAACAGAAACTGTATTGAATGCTTGTCGGAGAGAAAACGTTCCAAATTTAATTTACTGTGGATCAGCTTCTATATATTTCGGTGGGGACGAAGCGAGAGCAGCAACAGAGACCACCATTAAAACTCCATCTAAATTATGTTTTGGGGAATATGCGAAAACAAAAACAGAAGCACAGAATATGGTTCTATCGGCAAATGATTCTTATTTACACAATGGTAATTATAGAAAAGTAATTATAGATAAGACTTTCAACACTATGGT GAAACGATTGAAGACACTTGCCCTTCTCCCATTTGAAATGTATGGTGAACTAGATAATGGTAATATTCCGGCAGCAGTTCGACCGTTCAAAGGCAGAACATGTCCACTAGTCGGTCAAATGATAgctaaaatacaatacagttatgtTGGGAACGTGGCAATGATGTTTGTAAAAGCAGTGGAGAAACTTCTAAAGTATCCGAAATTAGGCGGTCAATATTTCTTCTCCGTAGATGACACACCGCCTGATACTGTTCCGGGTGTTTTTAAGCCTTTTCTGGATCATTTAGCAGTAAGCCCTCGTCATGGTATATTCTGTATTGGCTTGCTATTGTTATGGTTTTCCTAA
- the LOC139528794 gene encoding dynein light chain LC6, flagellar outer arm-like, which yields MKSINNTNNIYIHTYSACARTFAANIMTERKAVIKNADMSEDMQQDAVESSTQALEKFNIEKDIAAFIKKDFDKKYNPTWHCIVGRNFGSYVTHESKHFIYFYMGQVAILLFKSG from the exons atgaaaagtattaacaatacaaacaacatatacatacatacatacagtgCATGTGCAAGGACTTTTGCGG CTAACATCATGACTGAAAGAAAAGCTGTTATTAAGAATGCTGACATGTCTGAAGATATGCAACAAGATGCTGTCGAATCTTCTACTCAGGCATTggaaaagtttaacattgaaaaAGACATCGCTGCATTCATCAAAAAGGATTTTGACAAGAAATATAACCCAACATGGCACTGTATCGTTGGCAGAAATTTTGGAAGCTATGTTACACATGAAAGCaaacatttcatttatttttatatgggaCAAGTTGCAATACTGTTGTTTAAGTCTGGATAA